The following is a genomic window from Caproiciproducens sp. CPB-2.
ATAAAACGTCTGACGGTTCAATCCGCAATTACTGGTTACATTCTGGACGGTGATTTTGTTGAATGGGGTCCGGCTCATCAGGTCCTTCAAAGAATTTGCAAGCTGCTGTTTGGTTTGCGATGCATATTCCATGTTTTTTCCTCCATTTTAACATTCAGCCATTTTAGCAAAATAGATAAAACAAACACTCATCCATAATGTATATTATACTATATAACACGATTATGATTCAAGAGTAATTTTGCCATGGAGGAAACCGGGCCCGGCTGCCCGCAGGCTTATTTCCGCACAAGGCGGCGCGGGCTTGTGCTTTCTGTCAGGACGGAAACGATCAGGCAGGCGATCCCCAATCCCAGCAGAATATCCCCCGCGCTGATAAAGCTGCCGATACAGGGGACCGGCACGGGGATCACGTCGCCCAGAAAATAGAGCCTCGCTCCGCCGGTGGCGACAAAATAGTTGGCTTTTTTCGCGTAGACGGCTTCCGGGGTCATACCGGGGAACATCGCAAGCGCCGAAGGAGATACCGGCATGCGGAAATTGTTGCACACAATGACAAGCAGGTTGCAGAGCGTGCCGGCTCCGGCAAGGATCACCGCGG
Proteins encoded in this region:
- a CDS encoding DUF5317 domain-containing protein; translation: MVLFVFVLAGFLIATAVNHIRGVKNQYGNLSFVRGLWLPVAGLLAELPFSRFPDFAAKVPWLFTGISYLCIIVFLILNRRRLTAVILAGAGTLCNLLVIVCNNFRMPVSPSALAMFPGMTPEAVYAKKANYFVATGGARLYFLGDVIPVPVPCIGSFISAGDILLGLGIACLIVSVLTESTSPRRLVRK